The following proteins are encoded in a genomic region of Streptomyces gobiensis:
- a CDS encoding alpha/beta hydrolase, giving the protein MTQSLPAQLDLGWPPPPFLAPPPPLVSPDGVRRFDGATYATTPGYRPRLLDVHVPAADGPVPVVVWIHGGGWLEGDRRYPPPTIPVDLLHGSVLQAGLALVCVDYRHSLEAPFPAQLHDVKAALRYLRRFADSFGIDKDRIGVWGESAGGHLAALAGLVSPDGPEGPALEGGVGICDEDSTVQAVVDWYGVSELSSLLSHALPPPPSGMEYPNPFTALLGGTADQQPELARAASPVTYAGTATPPPFLLIHGTSDSLVPYSQSEVLAEALERVGGEVTLQPVDGADHIFLGVPDVTPIVAESVAFLARHLRV; this is encoded by the coding sequence ATGACGCAATCGCTTCCGGCCCAGCTCGACTTGGGGTGGCCGCCGCCGCCCTTCCTTGCTCCCCCGCCACCCCTGGTCAGCCCGGACGGTGTGCGCCGCTTCGACGGGGCCACGTACGCGACCACACCCGGGTACCGGCCTCGTCTGCTCGACGTCCATGTACCGGCGGCCGACGGACCAGTGCCGGTCGTCGTGTGGATCCACGGCGGGGGCTGGCTGGAGGGCGACCGGCGTTATCCCCCGCCGACCATTCCCGTCGATCTGCTGCACGGCTCGGTCCTGCAGGCCGGACTCGCCCTCGTCTGCGTCGACTACCGGCACAGCCTTGAGGCGCCGTTCCCGGCTCAGCTGCACGACGTGAAAGCCGCACTCCGCTACCTGCGGCGATTCGCCGACAGCTTCGGCATCGACAAGGACCGGATCGGCGTCTGGGGCGAGTCAGCCGGCGGCCACCTGGCCGCACTCGCGGGACTCGTCAGCCCTGACGGCCCCGAGGGCCCGGCCCTGGAAGGCGGCGTAGGGATATGTGACGAGGACAGCACCGTCCAGGCCGTCGTCGACTGGTACGGGGTGTCCGAGCTGAGCTCGCTGCTCTCACATGCTCTGCCCCCGCCTCCGTCGGGGATGGAGTACCCCAATCCGTTTACCGCACTGCTGGGCGGCACCGCCGACCAGCAGCCGGAACTGGCCCGGGCCGCCAGTCCCGTCACTTACGCGGGCACCGCGACTCCGCCCCCGTTCCTGCTGATTCACGGAACGTCGGACAGCCTCGTGCCGTACAGCCAGAGCGAAGTCCTCGCCGAAGCACTCGAGCGCGTCGGCGGCGAGGTCACGCTGCAGCCCGTGGACGGCGCCGACCACATCTTCCTCGGCGTCCCGGACGTGACACCTATCGTGGCCGAGAGCGTCGCCTTCCTCGCCCGCCACCTGCGCGTCTGA
- a CDS encoding ATP-binding protein, whose amino-acid sequence MLTATPSSVQPASASRTWTPPQSAPTHDRSFVHWTLRPTVAAVPNIRARVRAVLEDWQIAPTLTDMLLLAISELVSNAVRHAGAVTDRLRTTVTLGGGWLQLEVADGDPSLPRVCLKAGPEAESGRGLMIIGVLAAELSGEMVAVPRGSGKVVKVRVPAA is encoded by the coding sequence ATGCTCACCGCCACCCCTTCCTCAGTCCAGCCCGCCTCCGCCTCCCGTACCTGGACACCCCCGCAGTCCGCCCCGACCCACGACCGCTCCTTCGTCCACTGGACACTCAGGCCGACCGTCGCCGCGGTCCCGAACATCCGAGCGCGTGTGCGTGCCGTTCTTGAGGACTGGCAGATCGCCCCCACCCTCACGGACATGCTGCTCCTGGCCATCAGCGAACTGGTCTCCAATGCTGTGCGGCACGCCGGAGCCGTCACCGACCGACTGCGTACCACCGTCACCCTCGGTGGAGGGTGGCTACAGCTTGAGGTCGCTGACGGCGATCCCTCCCTGCCTCGCGTCTGCCTAAAGGCCGGCCCGGAGGCGGAAAGCGGTCGCGGCCTGATGATCATCGGTGTCCTGGCCGCCGAGCTGAGCGGCGAGATGGTCGCGGTCCCGCGCGGCTCCGGCAAGGTCGTCAAGGTCCGCGTTCCCGCAGCCTGA
- a CDS encoding AMP-binding protein — protein sequence MELSPSAHVDTFCRDRLPPFPLWPELHFELPELDYPDRLNCAQRLLDDAVERWGADRPCLLTPTERWTYGELLHRANQVAQVITEDFGIQPGNRVLLRGPNNPWLVAAWFGVLKAGGVAVTTMPLLRAAELAQLHDASLPVVAVCDHRYTDELEAADTPGLAVLTYGGHGAQDLTRRCAVKDGRFSNVTTAADDVALIAFTSGTTGRPKATMHFHRDVLANADTFSRYVLKPRQDDVFTGTPPLAFTFGLGGLVVFPLHTGAATLLIEQAPPEQLADLVAEHGVTVLFTAPTGYRAIMAAGAVDRLAGLRRCVSAGEALPAQVWEEFHAATGLRIIDGIGATEMLHVFISAADDDIRPGSTGKPVPGYRAMVVNEAGESVPDGEPGLLAVTGPTGCRYLADPRQTTYVKDGWNITGDTYIRDQDGYFWYVARSDDMIVSSGYNIAGPEVEKALVTHPYVADCGVVGAPDDKRGMLVKAYVVLRADVAPDETTVKELQNHVKQTIAPYKYPRAVEFVTELPRTSNGKLQRGELRKRAHGAAE from the coding sequence ATGGAGCTCTCCCCGTCCGCACATGTGGACACGTTCTGTCGTGACCGGCTCCCACCCTTCCCCCTCTGGCCCGAACTGCACTTCGAACTGCCGGAGTTGGACTATCCGGATCGGCTCAACTGCGCCCAGCGGCTACTCGATGACGCCGTCGAGCGCTGGGGCGCGGACCGCCCCTGTCTGTTGACCCCCACGGAGCGGTGGACCTACGGCGAACTGCTGCACCGCGCCAACCAAGTGGCTCAGGTGATCACCGAGGACTTCGGCATCCAGCCCGGGAACCGCGTCCTGCTGCGGGGCCCCAACAACCCCTGGCTGGTCGCCGCCTGGTTCGGTGTGCTCAAGGCCGGCGGCGTGGCCGTCACCACGATGCCGCTGCTGCGTGCCGCGGAACTCGCGCAACTGCACGACGCCAGCCTCCCGGTCGTCGCAGTGTGCGATCACCGCTACACGGACGAACTCGAAGCCGCGGACACCCCCGGCCTGGCCGTGCTGACCTACGGCGGTCACGGTGCGCAGGACCTGACGCGGCGCTGCGCGGTCAAGGACGGCAGGTTCTCCAACGTCACCACGGCCGCCGACGACGTCGCCCTGATCGCGTTCACCTCCGGCACGACAGGGCGCCCCAAGGCGACCATGCACTTCCACCGGGACGTACTGGCCAACGCCGACACCTTCTCCCGGTATGTCCTCAAGCCCCGGCAGGACGACGTATTCACCGGCACGCCGCCGCTCGCCTTCACCTTCGGGCTCGGTGGTCTGGTGGTCTTCCCGCTGCACACCGGGGCGGCGACCCTGCTGATCGAGCAGGCCCCGCCGGAGCAACTGGCCGACCTCGTCGCGGAACACGGCGTCACCGTGCTGTTCACCGCTCCCACGGGCTACCGGGCGATCATGGCTGCCGGAGCGGTGGACCGCCTGGCGGGCCTGCGCCGGTGCGTGTCCGCCGGAGAGGCGCTCCCCGCGCAGGTGTGGGAGGAATTCCACGCGGCCACCGGGCTGCGCATCATCGACGGCATCGGTGCCACCGAGATGCTCCATGTGTTCATCTCCGCCGCCGACGACGACATACGTCCGGGGTCCACCGGCAAACCTGTCCCCGGATACCGGGCGATGGTGGTGAACGAGGCGGGCGAGTCCGTCCCCGACGGGGAGCCGGGCCTCCTTGCCGTCACCGGTCCCACCGGCTGCCGCTATCTGGCGGATCCGCGCCAGACGACGTATGTCAAGGACGGCTGGAACATCACAGGCGACACCTATATACGCGACCAGGACGGCTACTTCTGGTACGTGGCCCGCAGCGACGACATGATCGTCTCCTCCGGGTACAACATCGCCGGCCCCGAGGTCGAGAAGGCGCTCGTCACCCACCCCTATGTCGCGGACTGCGGCGTCGTCGGTGCGCCGGACGACAAGCGCGGAATGCTCGTCAAGGCGTACGTGGTACTGCGCGCCGACGTCGCGCCCGACGAGACGACCGTCAAGGAACTCCAGAATCACGTCAAGCAGACCATCGCGCCCTACAAGTACCCCCGCGCCGTCGAGTTCGTCACCGAGCTGCCGCGCACCAGCAACGGAAAGCTCCAGCGCGGCGAACTGCGCAAGCGAGCCCACGGCGCGGCCGAGTAG
- a CDS encoding acyl-CoA thioesterase, with translation MDTPSPQRASSPTGSCAAGCAEALAQSLPSVVIERRVEWPDTDAAGHYHHSTVVRWVEAAEAVLLRRLGLAHLFGSIPRVHFEADYRERLWFGEIVRTELRVTKVGTASLHYAFTVRGQGGEAAATGRMTIAHSAARATGSTPWPDEVREVLAKAGPQAPELFA, from the coding sequence ATGGACACTCCCAGCCCGCAGCGGGCATCCTCCCCGACGGGCAGCTGCGCCGCCGGATGCGCGGAAGCCCTCGCGCAGAGCCTGCCCAGCGTCGTCATCGAGCGTCGGGTCGAGTGGCCCGACACCGACGCCGCCGGTCACTACCACCACTCCACCGTGGTGCGCTGGGTCGAGGCGGCCGAGGCCGTCCTGCTGCGGCGCCTGGGACTGGCGCATCTTTTCGGAAGCATCCCGCGCGTCCACTTCGAGGCCGACTATCGCGAGCGGCTGTGGTTCGGGGAGATCGTTCGCACCGAACTGCGCGTCACCAAGGTCGGGACCGCTTCCCTTCACTACGCCTTCACCGTCCGCGGTCAGGGCGGCGAGGCCGCGGCCACCGGCCGTATGACGATCGCCCACTCCGCCGCCCGCGCCACCGGCTCCACGCCTTGGCCCGACGAGGTGCGCGAAGTTCTGGCCAAGGCGGGCCCACAGGCGCCCGAACTCTTCGCCTGA